The genomic segment TATCTCCACTtcacacgcatgtgcacacatacagccAATCCAATTACCTTCTCTGTGAGCAGCAGCTGGCTTCTCTCCTGAGGACACACTTCTCTCTGATCTGTCCCTGGATACACCCCTGGGACAGAGGGGGAAATAATTACATACATTGGTGACTACATTTACAGATAAAGCAGCACACCACTTAAGCTATCATGACTATGAATGTTGGTTAGACACACAGAAGTGAGACAAATGTAGCACACCTGTCAGGTTTGGCAGCTCTTTCTgacccttctcctcctctctccttggaAGTCGAGCTTGGTTTCTCCTGTTGGTCCGCTGGTCTCTTGGTGATGGCTGATCTCTCGCCAATGGTCATCTtctccagagagacagacctccctcctcctgcaccactactaccaccagcagcagcacttgaGGTCTTTCTTTCCGTCCTCACAGACCTCTCTCCTTCTGCAGCATCTCTCTCCACCGTCACCGCTACCTTCGGCATCCCCAGCCCTAACAccctatccctctctctatctgaccCTGGagctctatccctctctctatctgaccCTGGagctctatccctctctctgtccaatcCAGAagctctgtccctctctctgtccgaTCCAGAagctctgtccctctctctgtccgaTCCAGAagctctgtccctctctctgtccgacACTGAagctctgtccctctctctgtccaatcCCGAGGTTctgtcccgctctctctctgaggcTGGCACTCTCTCCCCGGCGCTCCCGGGTCTCTCTCTGgagcctcctctctccccagaCGCCGATCGCTCTCTCCTTCCAGTTCCCTCAGCTGTTCTGGTGGGTCTGTCTCCTCCGGAGGTGCTGATGGGAGCAGATCGGTCTGAGGTGGAGCTCGTCTTCTCGGGCACTGCGGGTGCTCTGTCCGAGGGTGGCGTCTCCACACTGCCCTTCCTCCCCAGCTCTCTGTTAAGCTTGATCCTCCTCTGGGCCAGAGGCTTCAcctggaggaggggaaaaacaaGAGGTGCAATCAGATACACAACAAATGCAGTTTCTGTACAGTCTCAGGATACATTTGTGGTGATTACCTATAGTCATCTGAATACAAGAAAAGAATTGTGAGagttaatgaaatgaaaaattcgATGAAACTTTACCGCTAAAGTGTGAAAATTCATAGTTAAGTTACATTTTGACAATTCTAGAACGCTTACTTCCTTTTATTCATTACATACTGATCAAAATGATGAAGTTTGATATATAGTAAATTAGTCAAGTGTCTCACCCCTGACTGATTGACgtgaatttgcctcttgatcTATCACAACAACGATGTGGTAAAAGGCAGGAAAAAATGTGGGAAAAAGCAGGAAAACGGTAATCTGATTATAAATAAATTGGAAACGTGGAATCCTATGCCAAAGTCACATCCCTGATTATAGTATAAAATTATCTGCTACACACTGTTGATAACCTGCCTAAAACGTGTGTCTTCTAGTACTTCCCATGACTGCTTAACCACCAGGGAGCGTCGGTCCTACCTGAAGGTCCATGAGAGGTCTGATGGACCctcgctctgcctctcctcGGCCCATCTCACGGCTCCCTGGAATGGGAAGAAGGCCTGGCCTCTCCGAGGTAGGTGGGACCCTCTGGAGCTGGGGCTGAAGAGGgatgtgtgggtgagagaggacatcccctccaccccccgtCCCTTCTATTCTCCTCAGCTTGCCAGGTGGAGGCCCCAGTATGGAGCCCCGgtcctctcctatcctcctgcGTTTGTCcacgggggagggggggcggtgGATGAGTGGGAGTCCATGTTGGTGGGGGAGTGGAAGGAGACCGCCGCTCTGGGGGAGATCTCGTCTCCCCCGAATGTCAGGGGCGGATCGAGGGCCGTCATGGAGAGTGGGATGGGGGAGAGGCAGGGTCCGGGAGGACAGTGGAGGGGTCTTAAGCAGCGCAGTCCTCACAGTGGAGCTTTTCCCCTTGTCCTTCTTCAGGGCAGCAGAGTTGGGGGCATCCTCTGGTCTGGCCTTGGTAGTCTTTAAGGGTTTAGcaacagaggaagaggacgaggactCCCTCTTTTTGGGCAGCACTCCATCTCCCgtcttttttttcaccttgtcaCCTTTTACCTTTgccccctctgtctttcctttaACTTTTACCTTCTGACCCTTCTCCTTCTTGCTCTTGTCTGATTGGGTCTTTCCTGATTTGGTTGTGGTTTTACCAGGTACAGCAGTGCTTTTAGAGGTTGGAGCCTTGGTGGTCGCAGTGCCCGTTGGAGGCTTAGAGGAGATAGGGGGTGTTTTGGTAAGTGTGGGGACCTCGTCCATTGGCTCATCTCTGACAGGTGTAGCATCACCTCTGTCCACCGATTGGTGCGATGGCTCTGGCTCCTCCccactcttcttcttttttactttCTTGGGCTTTAAGATTTTAGTGCTGGGCTTGGTccctgaagaggaagaggatggagggtGGTGGTGAGGTGGggctcctctttcttctctgcctctccttcccctcccctggGGGGAGTAATCTCTGGACAATGGGGagagcctgtctctctccctttccctgctGCCGCGACCTCTGTGATGTAGTGATGCATGTTGGTTGTCATAGTCTTTGTAGTACTTGTTGTACCAGTCTCTGTACTGCCTCTCCCACTGTCGATAGCTGTCTCTTTCCCAGCGCTCATGGCCTCCAGGAGTTAACTCGCGACCTTGACCCTTCAGTTCGTAGGGCGGCGGCTCTCGAGGAGGTGGCTTTCTGCCACCAGGGCTGCGGCTCCGGTACCCACCAGGAGAACGAGACCGTGACCTGGACCTGTaggctcctgctcctcctcctcctcctcctcctccttcccctccctcccagcctCCTCCCCGATAGGGGGGAGGAGATCGTGGTGAGCCTGAGCGCCGATACCCATAAGACCTTGAACGAGAACGTGACCGTGTACGTGAGCGTCCATAACTGCGACCGTTGCGTCGAGAAAAAGGGGAGCGGGGGTAAGACCTGCCACGGGAGCGTGAACGGGATCGGGATCGACTGGGGGAATAAGAGTAAGACCTGGATCTGGATCTAGATCTGGAGTAGGGAGAGCGGCTGAATGGAGAGCGACTGTATGACCTGGACCTAGAGAGAAAGATGGTAGAGAAacaaagggggggaaaaagcaGATTATATGTAAAATGCACCAGTAGACTGGAAGTATGCACATGTAATACATGTAAGAACTGAATTGTTAAGTTTGGAATGCCTGTACTTGGATGTCTGGGGTTGTGTGTTGGTTATGCAAATGCAGTTACCTAGAATAGGACCGTCTTCGTCTCTTTGGTGCATTTCTGTACTTCATAAGCTCTTTGTGGAAGTCTTTAGTGAACTCATCCAGTTTGGATGTAACTCTGGtgatacagagacagacaacGTGTCAAAATCCACCACATTCCTTGGTTTTAGATATTAATTAATTCATAATCCCATCCCTGAATAAAGATAaagatccaaacagaagtaaTAATAACTCACTCGTCCTGATGGTGGTGCCGCTGCCTGTAGAAATCTTCCTTGGAGAGGGGGggctgggagagggaggggggcagcggGCCAAGAGGGGGCTGGGCACCAGGGGGAACCCAGGGAGGGTTGACCCCTGGTGGTCCAGGGACATAGACAGGCTGGGGCTGGTAACTGACTGCAGGTGGAGGGACATGGCCGGGGCCAGAGGAGTAGGGAGGGGGGTAGGACTGCGGGGGTAGTGGGTACAGGGAAGGCGCCGGGTAGACTGGAGGAGCAGGACCAGGAGGTGGAGCTGTCTGGAGGTGAGGGGGAGGGTGCTCTCCTCGAGGTCTGTAAGGCCTGGCAATagtgacagagagcaagagggagagacagacacttGTGAGATTGACACATAGTGATAAAAACTCTTAACAGATCAGACAGCCTCGTAGACACGCCTTACCTGTCCCAGTgtcttcctccccctctgtgAGTGTGGTGTGGCCTTGGCTGGTGACCTGATGGAGCGGGGAGACAGTTACTTTTTTTAGCCGCTGAATATCTTTCCTTCAAGTTTAACTAAGTAAAACAACCAAAAGTGAACCTCTTACCTGAGGGATGAGGGGGCCTTGAAGGCGGTGGATGTCCAATCACAG from the Centroberyx gerrardi isolate f3 chromosome 3, fCenGer3.hap1.cur.20231027, whole genome shotgun sequence genome contains:
- the LOC144537823 gene encoding uncharacterized protein LOC144537823, with protein sequence MVKAEPGTKGAMLTSTGEYAIPAIDAEAYALGKKERPPFVPRDQSSSEDESDPIPDELLCPICNDLMTDAVVIPCCGNSYCDECIRTSLLDSEEHICFTCKQSDVSPDNLIANKFLRQAVNNFKNETGYTKHGRKQLHQAAPPPPRPQLLRTLPSRQQDPLMANISHPPATSVPATTAPQAQRFRQHLHLHLHLHLCLRLPLTTILLCTQPVRVNRLHQGLPCTCDWTSTAFKAPSSLRSPAKATPHSQRGRKTLGQVRRTAPPPGPAPPVYPAPSLYPLPPQSYPPPYSSGPGHVPPPAVSYQPQPVYVPGPPGVNPPWVPPGAQPPLGPLPPSLSQPPLSKEDFYRQRHHHQDEVTSKLDEFTKDFHKELMKYRNAPKRRRRSYSRSRSYSRSPFSRSPYSRSRSRSRSYSYSPSRSRSRSRSRGRSYPRSPFSRRNGRSYGRSRTRSRSRSRSYGYRRSGSPRSPPPYRGGGWEGGEGGGGGGGGAGAYRSRSRSRSPGGYRSRSPGGRKPPPREPPPYELKGQGRELTPGGHERWERDSYRQWERQYRDWYNKYYKDYDNQHASLHHRGRGSRERERDRLSPLSRDYSPQGRGRRGREERGAPPHHHPPSSSSSGTKPSTKILKPKKVKKKKSGEEPEPSHQSVDRGDATPVRDEPMDEVPTLTKTPPISSKPPTGTATTKAPTSKSTAVPGKTTTKSGKTQSDKSKKEKGQKVKVKGKTEGAKVKGDKVKKKTGDGVLPKKRESSSSSSVAKPLKTTKARPEDAPNSAALKKDKGKSSTVRTALLKTPPLSSRTLPLPHPTLHDGPRSAPDIRGRRDLPQSGGLLPLPHQHGLPLIHRPPSPVDKRRRIGEDRGSILGPPPGKLRRIEGTGGGGDVLSHPHIPLQPQLQRVPPTSERPGLLPIPGSREMGRGEAERGSIRPLMDLQIKRQIHVNQSGVKPLAQRRIKLNRELGRKGSVETPPSDRAPAVPEKTSSTSDRSAPISTSGGDRPTRTAEGTGRRERSASGERGGSRERPGSAGERVPASERERDRTSGLDRERDRASVSDRERDRASGSDRERDRASGSDRERDRASGLDRERDRAPGSDRERDRAPGSDRERDRVLGLGMPKVAVTVERDAAEGERSVRTERKTSSAAAGGSSGAGGGRSVSLEKMTIGERSAITKRPADQQEKPSSTSKERGGEGSERAAKPDRGVSRDRSERSVSSGEKPAAAHREAVKDGEESAVKSKSRISRKALTRHVPGSTSSKSAEETRRDSDQDQRGVGSKPTEQPPCSPANSRDHSPSLSPAPSLDRQETLIQPPPRSKWEREDDEEGQENGVGTSKEREPSPLLPRGRGREVQPEAPKPIRSEGRDGTREEKRGVVREEKKGRALREEGKGVRAAKADSVKSTRTKVVREEGRGVREEGRVGVREEGRGVGREEGRGGGGREEARGVMGKEERAAEGRGGGGREESRGPEPRRQRLCSDLGRETDEAAFVPDYSEGEGSEAERGGSDSPSPSLSAGSHSPAHSNRSGSATTTTTTADKKKKKHKKHKKHKKHKKHIAQEGEAEHKEHKHKHKKKKHKKNKEKDGEEGEEKVERAEDQTLC